From the Myxococcales bacterium genome, one window contains:
- a CDS encoding ABC transporter permease, translating to MLAYVIRRLAYGVLVVFGVLFFLFVLFFWVATPDDIARRALGEKAPPEAIEQWKVNHGYDRPLWPWESFEDNMLFSHYRSMLTLDFGRSDADDVPIMEKIVKGAGPSLALTVPLFAMGLVVSVMLSLIVAVFRETYVDRMGVVLCVFGMSVSILLYIVGAQFLIAKLLRWFPISGFDSSPEVVVRFLALPIMVGLMSSIGSNVRFYRTVFLEEVHRDFVRTARAKGCGEARIMVRHVLRNAMIPILTQIVIAIPFLFTGSLVLESFFGIPGLGALTVEAIQGNDFATLRTMVFVGSVLFVVAQVLTDLSYSLVDPRVRLE from the coding sequence ATGCTCGCCTATGTGATTCGTCGTCTGGCCTACGGGGTGTTGGTCGTGTTCGGAGTGCTGTTCTTCCTCTTTGTGCTGTTCTTTTGGGTGGCGACCCCCGATGACATTGCCCGGCGAGCCCTGGGTGAAAAGGCGCCCCCCGAGGCGATCGAGCAGTGGAAGGTCAACCACGGCTACGACCGTCCCCTTTGGCCCTGGGAGTCGTTCGAAGACAACATGTTGTTTTCTCACTACCGCAGCATGCTGACCCTCGACTTTGGCCGCAGTGACGCGGACGATGTGCCCATCATGGAAAAGATCGTAAAGGGAGCGGGGCCGAGTCTCGCGCTGACGGTTCCGCTGTTCGCGATGGGGCTCGTGGTGAGTGTGATGCTCTCCCTCATTGTCGCCGTGTTTCGTGAGACGTATGTCGATCGGATGGGCGTCGTTCTCTGCGTGTTCGGCATGAGCGTTTCGATCTTGCTCTACATAGTGGGCGCTCAGTTCTTGATCGCGAAACTCCTGCGTTGGTTTCCGATCTCGGGATTCGATTCGTCACCAGAAGTGGTTGTACGGTTTCTCGCCCTGCCAATCATGGTCGGCCTGATGTCTTCGATCGGATCGAATGTTCGCTTCTATCGCACGGTGTTTCTCGAAGAGGTTCACCGTGACTTCGTGCGAACCGCACGAGCCAAAGGGTGTGGCGAGGCGCGCATCATGGTGCGCCATGTACTCAGGAACGCCATGATTCCCATTCTCACCCAGATCGTGATCGCGATTCCGTTCTTGTTCACCGGATCACTGGTGCTCGAGTCGTTCTTCGGCATTCCAGGTCTCGGCGCACTCACGGTAGAAGCCATCCAGGGAAACGACTTCGCGACGTTGCGCACCATGGTCTTTGTCGGATCGGTATTGTTCGTCGTCGCCCAGGTATTGACCGATCTGAGCTATTCCCTCGTGGATCCCCGCGTGAGACTGGAGTAA
- a CDS encoding ABC transporter permease, giving the protein MEDWVVSNIVTGLLLAGFVGAAAAIRSSRIWTEAAVSLWRRRPIAILVVSFYLAVAILDSILWVGGADTGEDVVSAHEAKSVIDRIFLDARERSYSAPLADVEFYGAKPLAHPGSHLMGTDIIGRDVVYLALKGIRVALLIGGLTSLIAIPLSLLFGISAGYFGGRIDDFVFFIMSTLASMPGLLLLIALIMAMGRSTLSICIALAVTSWVGFCRLVRGETLKLREQDYVQAARVLGVSEVQIVLRHILPNLTHLIIITFVLTFSGLVLSEAVLAWLGVGVDGSWGQMIDQARSELSRDPVVWWNITAAGLSLFVLLLAVNMVGDAIRDILDPRTLRESS; this is encoded by the coding sequence ATGGAAGACTGGGTCGTCTCAAATATCGTAACCGGGCTGCTGCTGGCGGGGTTTGTCGGCGCGGCCGCGGCAATTCGCAGCAGTCGCATCTGGACCGAGGCAGCGGTTTCGCTGTGGCGACGTCGTCCGATTGCAATTTTGGTCGTCAGCTTCTACCTCGCTGTCGCGATTCTCGATTCGATCTTGTGGGTGGGTGGCGCCGATACCGGAGAAGACGTGGTATCCGCCCACGAGGCCAAGAGTGTGATTGATCGCATCTTCTTGGACGCGCGCGAGCGCAGCTACTCCGCCCCTCTGGCCGATGTGGAGTTCTACGGTGCGAAGCCCCTGGCGCATCCCGGATCGCATCTGATGGGAACCGATATCATCGGCCGCGATGTCGTCTATCTGGCGCTCAAGGGGATACGGGTCGCGCTCTTGATCGGCGGTCTCACCAGCTTGATCGCCATTCCTCTTTCTCTCTTGTTTGGAATCTCGGCTGGCTACTTTGGCGGACGGATCGACGATTTTGTCTTCTTCATCATGTCGACCCTGGCTTCGATGCCCGGACTGCTCCTGTTGATCGCGCTGATCATGGCCATGGGGCGCTCGACCCTTTCCATTTGTATCGCGCTCGCGGTAACGAGTTGGGTCGGCTTCTGTCGCCTTGTCCGGGGTGAAACCCTCAAGCTGCGCGAACAGGACTACGTCCAGGCGGCGCGAGTGCTCGGGGTGTCGGAAGTCCAGATCGTATTACGCCACATCCTCCCCAACTTGACCCATCTCATCATCATCACCTTTGTGTTGACCTTTTCGGGACTGGTGCTTTCCGAAGCGGTGTTGGCCTGGTTGGGGGTCGGGGTGGACGGCAGCTGGGGGCAGATGATCGATCAGGCGCGAAGCGAACTTTCTCGCGACCCGGTGGTCTGGTGGAACATCACCGCCGCGGGGCTTTCCCTGTTTGTCTTGCTGCTCGCCGTAAACATGGTGGGCGACGCGATCCGCGACATCCTCGATCCGCGAACCTTGAGGGAGTCGTCGTGA
- a CDS encoding ABC transporter ATP-binding protein, whose amino-acid sequence MSPLLEVNNLTTIFPGPNREIPVVDEVSFSIDPGEVLALVGESGCGKSMTALSVMRLVPKPGRIRHGQILMNGREIRELSIPEIRQLRGHEIAMIFQEPMTSLNPVVTVGVQVVEAIRLHERVGKTRARDRTVELFERVGIPDASDRFDVYPHQLSGGLKQRVMIAMALSTRPKLLIADEPTTALDVTIQAQILELLRELQRESEMSILLITHDLGVVNELADRVVVMYAGRVVEAGTRLEILSHPSHPYTQGLLKSNPALSQPGQALPEIPGVVPPAEDWPDGCRFANRCARVIDICEREIPQSLSLTSTQSTCCHAVARERQGV is encoded by the coding sequence GTGAGTCCGCTGCTCGAAGTCAACAATCTCACGACGATCTTTCCGGGACCGAACCGCGAAATTCCCGTGGTCGACGAGGTGAGTTTTTCGATCGACCCGGGCGAAGTGCTCGCGCTCGTCGGAGAGTCCGGTTGTGGCAAGTCCATGACGGCACTTTCGGTGATGCGCCTCGTGCCCAAACCCGGCCGGATTCGACACGGACAGATCCTGATGAATGGTCGCGAGATCAGAGAGCTTTCGATCCCCGAGATTCGACAGCTGCGCGGTCACGAGATCGCGATGATCTTCCAGGAACCGATGACGAGCCTCAATCCTGTGGTCACCGTGGGGGTTCAGGTCGTCGAAGCCATTCGACTGCACGAACGCGTGGGCAAGACCCGGGCACGCGATCGCACGGTCGAGTTGTTCGAGCGGGTAGGCATCCCCGATGCTTCGGATCGCTTTGATGTCTATCCCCACCAGCTATCCGGCGGGCTCAAGCAGCGGGTGATGATCGCGATGGCGCTGTCGACTCGGCCCAAGCTGTTGATCGCGGATGAGCCGACGACGGCCCTCGACGTTACGATCCAGGCACAAATCTTGGAGTTGCTCCGAGAGTTGCAGCGGGAGAGCGAGATGTCGATTCTGCTGATCACTCATGATCTCGGAGTAGTGAACGAACTCGCAGATCGTGTTGTCGTGATGTATGCCGGCCGGGTCGTCGAAGCGGGCACTCGGCTCGAAATACTCAGCCATCCCAGCCATCCCTATACCCAGGGTCTCCTCAAATCGAATCCCGCGCTGTCGCAACCGGGCCAGGCGCTGCCCGAGATTCCCGGCGTCGTTCCCCCGGCCGAGGATTGGCCAGACGGTTGTCGCTTTGCCAATCGGTGTGCGCGGGTGATCGATATCTGCGAGCGCGAAATTCCACAGTCACTGTCCCTGACCTCGACCCAATCCACCTGCTGTCACGCCGTGGCAAGGGAGCGCCAGGGTGTCTGA
- a CDS encoding ATP-binding cassette domain-containing protein gives MSEANGQTLLQVNGLRTWYPIKKGLFRKTVGWIKAVDGLTLEVKAGKTLALVGESGCGKTTAGRSILCLEKPQAGEVLFEGVDLLSLSRAELHPYRRQVQFIFQDPMASLDPRMRVREIIAEGMKSFDIGSSKQDRTDRVAALLERVQLNPDHMWRYPHEFSGGQRQRIGIARALAPEPRLLICDEAVSALDVSIQAQILNLLRRLQDELGLAYLFITHDLGVVKYLADDVAVMYLGQIVESGSTARIFDDPQHPYTRGLLAAIPSVDPNRRSGTPPVLGDVPSPANPPPGCRFHTRCPVAFERCKTEAPELYPLDGAQESGSAECSRCFLSEPG, from the coding sequence GTGTCTGAGGCAAACGGCCAAACACTGCTGCAGGTAAACGGACTGCGGACCTGGTACCCGATCAAGAAGGGCCTGTTTCGCAAAACCGTGGGCTGGATCAAAGCGGTCGATGGTCTGACGCTCGAGGTCAAGGCCGGCAAGACCCTGGCTCTCGTCGGAGAGAGTGGCTGCGGAAAAACCACCGCCGGTCGTTCAATCCTGTGTCTCGAGAAGCCCCAGGCAGGCGAAGTCTTGTTCGAGGGTGTGGATCTCCTCTCGCTCTCCCGCGCAGAACTGCATCCGTATCGGCGCCAGGTCCAGTTCATCTTTCAGGATCCGATGGCGTCCCTCGATCCTCGTATGCGAGTGCGCGAAATCATCGCGGAGGGCATGAAGTCCTTTGACATCGGTTCTAGCAAACAGGACCGCACCGATCGCGTGGCGGCATTGCTCGAGCGCGTGCAACTCAACCCCGATCACATGTGGCGCTACCCGCACGAGTTTTCGGGGGGGCAGCGGCAACGCATCGGAATCGCACGGGCGCTCGCGCCGGAACCCAGGTTGTTGATCTGTGACGAAGCGGTGTCGGCGCTGGACGTGTCGATCCAGGCACAGATCTTGAATCTGCTGCGCAGGCTTCAAGACGAACTCGGACTCGCTTATTTGTTCATCACCCACGATCTCGGTGTGGTCAAGTATCTCGCGGACGATGTCGCCGTGATGTATCTCGGGCAAATTGTTGAATCCGGAAGCACCGCACGCATCTTCGACGATCCGCAGCATCCCTACACCCGGGGGCTGTTGGCGGCCATCCCTTCGGTGGATCCCAATCGTCGGTCGGGCACTCCGCCAGTCCTGGGGGACGTCCCGTCTCCGGCCAATCCACCTCCGGGCTGCCGCTTCCACACGCGCTGCCCAGTGGCGTTCGAGCGCTGCAAGACAGAGGCTCCGGAGCTGTACCCACTGGATGGCGCTCAAGAGTCCGGCAGTGCTGAGTGCAGCCGCTGTTTCCTTTCGGAACCGGGTTGA
- a CDS encoding TIGR03435 family protein — MNRVGLSSLFVSMLVMTIVACGESEPTPTSDAASPDVPAASAFAHISPQPPGGKWLAPAKNRQNLVKKFRKSGTLYLVGVTLSRLSAVAYGVHPRDIVLGDSVESSDFDAVVHPRDGSVETARRMLRDLIRTQLGLEARPQRKQAMVMILGPHPAGTPLQPSASRRGLLELGKGELRATGSTMSQLVDLLREDSKIPVIDETGLAEHYDYLLEWDPKKGAYAFIQSLGDVGLALSPARRHVESLLMIRAEHAEPEEKLGDGE, encoded by the coding sequence GTGAATCGCGTGGGGCTGTCTTCTTTGTTCGTGTCGATGTTGGTCATGACAATCGTTGCGTGCGGAGAATCCGAACCCACGCCGACCAGCGATGCGGCAAGTCCCGACGTGCCCGCGGCTTCAGCATTCGCTCACATTTCGCCTCAGCCGCCCGGCGGAAAGTGGCTCGCGCCCGCCAAAAATCGGCAAAACCTCGTAAAGAAGTTTCGCAAAAGCGGAACCCTGTATCTGGTCGGCGTCACGCTCTCGCGATTGTCGGCGGTGGCCTATGGCGTACATCCTCGAGACATCGTTCTCGGCGATTCCGTCGAGTCGTCCGATTTCGACGCCGTGGTTCATCCCCGCGACGGAAGCGTGGAAACCGCCCGCCGCATGCTGCGCGACCTGATCCGCACGCAACTCGGACTCGAGGCGAGACCGCAGCGGAAACAGGCCATGGTCATGATCCTCGGTCCGCATCCAGCGGGTACACCGCTGCAGCCCTCCGCGTCGCGCCGGGGCCTGCTCGAGTTGGGCAAAGGCGAGCTTCGCGCCACGGGTTCGACGATGTCACAACTCGTAGACTTGTTGCGCGAGGATTCGAAGATCCCCGTGATCGACGAGACCGGACTCGCGGAGCACTATGACTACCTGCTCGAATGGGATCCGAAGAAGGGCGCCTACGCGTTCATCCAATCGCTGGGTGACGTCGGGCTGGCGCTATCGCCAGCCCGACGCCACGTGGAAAGCTTGCTGATGATACGGGCAGAGCATGCGGAGCCGGAGGAGAAGCTGGGCGATGGTGAGTAA